One window of the Zea mays cultivar B73 chromosome 3, Zm-B73-REFERENCE-NAM-5.0, whole genome shotgun sequence genome contains the following:
- the LOC100502303 gene encoding uncharacterized protein isoform X1, translating to MDLAGMKRRELQALCKRHGLPAGGTNADLVGRLDAVLSGPAVVEEEVAGVPARKGCLKQTGGGATEAKKVTFGAEVGKARRLRSRVIWSPVVAKTRGKSARAGTDSAAEDGISADVGADVPVRRSRRNSFNPAEAEEAGEAVAVDRKPKRKNQENDEGVAVIAQARVTRRSNLEWSATVLPPAVEKKRGRQNAAESDVQKSALVEVTARTTRSRSIVPVVVPPTVVENKRRKTGDPQTTVELTMLSDVPRSDFPATRSLRNKIVHVNNSVVDETHTTRQLENKMRPSTRRHQQVASSPEDKGQKIPATSKSPLLRWSRRNYSEANSANSVNIKLAKDSSTAQPLAHHNSHSEDLEKQPAVKEPIKRSTRKSIALAALEKEKDVIEGKNPEAHVRRSTRKSVVQVKDTKSIVEETQYANSEDVAKQPATKGPARGLRRKSVITELHEKEKSLIAEKNMETDEAILTRKPVIPVKNIKAVGEGIQIGKGKDVDKQFVVKQPTRRSSRKSVLPDMLENNSGLLAPKMNAEMNVRRSTRKSVLPDMHNEKQDHHKMARNENLQSGKYQDGEKQQKVKDSIRQSRRSIATVLLEGQNNDEGKKFKNPTRRTTHKSHALNAVEEVSMDHIEVGEEGLKLRKRSRFLLEISSSANVSWKHQNAQISNEKDNTEGSQQASNCTTSKRRSSKKRRTTAPEEVMPFKVANDDIVIMEETKDTLEYNNESSSKVQEICQVNAAREEFSSGPLLVTVAPSDEICTVQSVAVVIPGSESGDDANQSSDKSKQPQEHSVTQTVDDHLSETRSGKLDQSTCITGLVSDNCVVSEDKTLMSEDREEQSPVSGEQRVSLEANANEPEEKNLANVTSTDLHTKSLQHDIDRIAKETDKDVLSLVFPIEEHEEKYGVSPIAVEKCVCREASACESARKPLTVIFSNNLHTKHLQHDCDVLIKETGEEVLAQENCNDQPVPAQTDQEIKLNDELADPDVLAQENCNDQPVPAQTDLEIKLHDELADPDHEEQSPVSGERRVSLEANANEPEEKNLANVISIDLHTKSLQHDNGRIAEETDKDVLSFVFPIEEHEEKYAVSPIAVEKSFRQEASAIESAGKPLTVIFSNDLHTKHLQHDCDVLIKETGEEVLAQENCNDQPVPAQTDLEIKLNDELADPDVLAQENCNDQPVPANEPEEKNLANVISTDLHTKTLQHDNDRIAEETDKDHEEQSNVFGERRVSLEANANEPEEKNLANVISTDLHTKTLQHDNDRIAEETDKDHEEQSNVSGERRVSLEANANEPEEKNLANVISTDLHTKTLQHDNDRIAEETDKDVSSLVFPIEEHEEKYAVSPIAVEKSVSREASACESAGKPLTVIFSNDLHTKHLQHDCDVLIKETGEDVLAQENCNDQPVPAQTDLEMKLNDELADPEVLAQENCNDQPVLAQTDLETKLNDELADLAMESGCSITERNEGLVAHNLDQEGFLEATPECKQECGLPEETVISSKETGSLLCADQSPIGLESLFSQESIVESVGHCALASATTHTENGFDDSKDCHNKSALENVHVPEPCSHNDTKGGIFKNVDCMHTSQRDDRMEGVPEANTDEEHVLSAFLLDANHLNVVINSEEVVCEGEDSKELLHSEDCKASSEKTDVNDGNVYGISDAVVRCALHAPADDNYEIFLGPNTDVPRQVYNDGCSDVKEDRFASKPWTIDIIEDASVKERSNLKDWQLDSKLEGTEIVESGLYFNKDIGNILHSGSIGEITPSGSGLSKDSSVDYRGEVLDGFSMEASLERSSTRGEQNGCRLDAIENPSITLATSGYKHEGALSEEAVYTKKNYAGTCLSNPRELIMELQSHFSKENINESDPHDSLVFPTAENSADEQLVKVHHGSNLSQLGLTDLLDGPIGCSNTDVLCQCDNHKNQSNEDKVEEVEAVSAAKYIESEVVLLPSQERSNLNNEQLNTKLESPNIMGSCLNCDNDVCNTSDNGSVFVIGKRTPSASGLPEDYPKDSDLQQPVLDSFSVVSSFQDNISGKKTVSGVAGSEILSLSLATPDYKHEDGFSEEAVCRTKNYTGTSSVDPRHLDMEGHSIYSEGGTEKSNLQDNLAFLSAESGKDEPIICHVEKLVDAHASSDTYQGPCQDLGRHEEQESCMSIPMQAKESGGVLRSSHTKGSVTAAQIDLAGDAHLIVSDNAAAKQVFSEEKEETKSISSSDIDILHEKSYSSGHDDHAACAAETQFYHPQKASISDGLHLGPSSLQVESLDALDSDILYVNTGVLEQHHKEGYYEPSVYQITSGICTMSEAEPFEVLETGKDVKTPSKLDEQLNPGLDGDEAEKHSLDCGTDTSPVMSKRTLSSPGSGPCQQYVNESTTSTQSTDNHPNDLPAPRSPEQSACFQNDNDSGSVGICQSSRRRGIDELCGKLQSFKVSSAVKGSYVAMGAPRPKPGDSTSRSAAALLRNIENTTAVKAGRPPVKPNADGKDSSRRALQPISGRPDSR from the exons TCATATGGTCGCCGGTCGTTGCCAAGACAAGGGGGAAGTCTGCTCGAGCCGGTACTGATTCTGCTGCTGAAGACGGTATTTCTGCAGATGTGGGCGCTGATGTCCCAGTGAGGCGGTCCAGGAGGAATTCGTTCAATCCTGCCGAGGCTGAGGAAGCAGGAGAGGCTGTTGCTGTTGACAGGAAGCCCAAGCGCAAGAATCAGGAGAATGACGAGGGCGTTGCTGTTATCGCTCAGGCTAGAGTTACGAGAAGGTCAAATTTGGAGTGGTCTGCTACTGTATTGCCTCCTGCTGTTGAGAAGAAGAGAGGGAGGCAGAATGCAGCTGAGTCTGATGTGCAGAAGTCCGCTCTGGTGGAAGTAACAGCTAGGACTACAAGGTCTCGCTCAATCGTACCTGTTGTGGTGCCACCCACTGTGGTTGAGAACAAGAGGAGGAAGACTGGAGATCCACAAACAACTGTAGAGTTGACTATGCTTTCAGATGTGCCCAGAAGTGATTTTCCTGCCACCAGGTCTTTAAGGAACAAAATTGTCCACGTTAACAACAGCGTCGTGGACGAAACTCACACTACCAGGCAGTTGGAAAACAAGATGCGTCCGTCTACTCGTAGGCATCAACAGGTTGCATCTTCTCCGGAGGATAAAGGTCAAAAAATTCCTGCTACCAGTAAGTCCCCTCTACTGAGGTGGTCACGGAGAAACTATTCTGAGGCCAATAGTGCAAATTCAGTAAACATCAAATTGGCCAAAGACTCGAGCACAGCTCAGCCATTGGCACACCATAATTCTCATTCTGAAGATTTGGAGAAACAACCAGCAGTTAAAGAACCAATTAAACGGTCAACACGTAAATCTATTGCTTTGGCTGCACTTGAGAAAGAGAAGGATGTAATTGAAGGAAAGAACCCTGAAGCACATGTTAGGCGATCAACGAGGAAATCAGTTGTGCAGGTTAAAGATACCAAAAGTATTGTTGAAGAGACTCAATATGCTAACAGTGAAGATGTGGCGAAGCAACCAGCAACTAAAGGACCTGCTAGGGGGCTGAGACGTAAATCTGTTATCACAGAATTGCATGAGAAAGAGAAGAGTCTCATTGCCGAAAAGAACATGGAAACAGATGAAGCGATATTAACGCGGAAGCCTGTAATCCCAGTTAaaaatattaaagctgttggtgaAGGAATTCAAATTGGTAAGGGCAAAGATGTGGATAAACAATTTGTTGTGAAGCAACCTACTAGGCGATCATCGCGCAAATCTGTGCTGCCTGATATGCTTGAGAATAATAGTGGACTTCTAGCACCCAAAATGAATGCTGAGATGAATGTTAGGAGATCAACACGGAAGTCTGTTCTTCCTGACATGCATAATGAGAAGCAAGATCACCATAAAATGGCTAGAAATGAGAACTTGCAAAGTGGTAAATATCAAGATGGTGAGAAGCAACAGAAAGTAAAAGATTCTATTAGGCAATCAAGGAGATCTATCGCTACAGTGCTACTTGAGGGACAAAATAATGATGAAGGAAAAAAGTTCAAAAATCCTACGAGGAGGACAACACACAAATCTCATGCCCTTAATGCAGTTGAAGAGGTCAGCATGGATCACATTGAAGTTGGTGAAGAAGGCTTGAAATTGAGGAAGCGCAGTAGGTTTTTGCTGGAAATATCATCTTCAGCTAATGTTTCCTGGAAGCATCAGAATGCACAGATCTCTAATGAAAAAGATAACACAGAAGGATCGCAGCAGGCATCAAATTGCACAACTTCAAAGAGAAGGTCTTCAAAGAAGAGACGAACAACTGCTCCAGAAGAAGTGATGCCTTTCAAGGTGGCAAATGATGACATAGTTATCATGGAAGAAACAAAGGACACACTTGAATATAATAATGAGTCTAGTAGTAAAGTTCAAGAAATTTGTCAGGTTAATGCTGCAAGAGAAGAGTTCTCTTCAGGTCCATTGCTTGTAACAGTAGCTCCTAGTGACGAAATTTGCACAGTGCAGAGTGTAGCTGTGGTGATACCTGGGTCAGAATCTGGTGACGATGCAAATCAAAGTTCTGATAAGAGTAAGCAACCTCAGGAACATTCTGTCACTCAAACTGTTGATGACCATTTATCTGAAACAAGAAGTGGGAAATTAGATCAATCAACATGCATCACAGGATTAGTCTCTGACAATTGTGTTGTCTCAGAGGACAAAACATTGATGAGTGAAG ACCGTGAAGAGCAAAGCCCTGTGTCCGGAGAACAGAGAGTTAGCTTGGAAGCAAATGCCAATGAGCCTGAGGAAAAGAACCTAGCTAACGTCACATCAACTGATCTCCACACCAAAAGTCTGCAGCATGATATTGACAGAATAGCTAAAGAGACTGATAAAG ATGTTTTGTCTTTGGTTTTCCCTATTGAAGAGCATGAAGAAAAATATGGAGTGAGCCCTATAGCTGTTGAAAAGTGCGTCTGTCGTGAAGCAAGTGCATGTGAATCTGCACGAAAACCCCTAACCGTTATCTTTTCTAACAATCTCCACACCAAACATCTGCAACATGATTGTGATGTGCTAATTAAGGAGACTGGTGAAG AAGTTTTAGCTCAGGAGAATTGTAATGACCAGCCTGTTCCTGCCCAGACTGACCAAGAAATTAAGTTAAACGATGAACTTGCTGATCCGG ATGTTTTAGCTCAGGAGAATTGTAATGACCAGCCCGTTCCTGCCCAGACTGACCTAGAAATTAAGTTACACGATGAACTTGCTGATCCGG ACCATGAAGAGCAAAGCCCTGTATCCGGAGAACGGAGAGTTAGCTTGGAAGCAAATGCCAACGAGCCTGAGGAAAAGAACCTAGCTAACGTCATATCAATTGATCTCCACACCAAAAGTCTGCAGCATGATAATGGCAGAATAGCTGAAGAGACTGATAAAG ATGTTTTGTCTTTTGTTTTCCCTATTGAAGAGCATGAAGAAAAATATGCAGTTAGCCCTATAGCCGTTGAAAAGAGCTTCCGTCAGGAAGCAAGTGCAATTGAATCTGCAGGAAAACCCCTAACTGTCATCTTTTCTAACGATCTCCACACCAAACATCTGCAACATGATTGTGATGTGCTAATTAAGGAGACTGGTGAAG AAGTTTTAGCTCAGGAGAATTGTAATGACCAGCCTGTTCCTGCCCAGACCGACCTAGAAATTAAGTTAAATGATGAACTTGCTGATCCGG ATGTTTTAGCTCAGGAGAATTGTAATGACCAGCCTGTTCCTGCCAACGAGCCTGAGGAAAAGAACCTAGCTAACGTCATATCAACTGATCTCCACACCAAAACTCTGCAGCATGATAATGACAGAATAGCTGAAGAGACTGATAAAG ACCATGAAGAGCAAAGCAATGTGTTCGGAGAACGGAGAGTTAGCTTGGAAGCAAATGCCAACGAGCCTGAGGAAAAGAACCTAGCTAACGTCATATCAACTGATCTCCACACCAAAACTCTGCAGCATGATAATGACAGAATAGCTGAAGAGACTGATAAAG ACCATGAAGAGCAAAGCAATGTGTCCGGAGAACGGAGAGTTAGCTTGGAAGCAAATGCCAACGAGCCTGAGGAAAAGAACCTAGCTAACGTCATATCAACTGATCTCCACACCAAAACTCTGCAGCATGATAATGACAGAATAGCTGAAGAGACTGATAAAG ATGTTTCGTCTTTGGTTTTCCCTATTGAAGAGCATGAAGAAAAATATGCAGTGAGCCCTATAGCTGTTGAAAAGAGCGTCAGTCGGGAAGCCAGTGCATGTGAATCTGCAGGAAAACCCCTAACTGTCATCTTTTCTAACGATCTCCACACCAAACATCTGCAACATGATTGTGATGTGCTAATTAAGGAGACTGGTGAAG ATGTTTTAGCTCAGGAGAATTGTAATGACCAGCCTGTTCCGGCCCAGACTGACCTAGAAATGAAGTTAAACGATGAACTTGCTGATCCGG AAGTTTTAGCTCAGGAGAATTGTAATGACCAGCCTGTTCTTGCTCAGACTGACCTAGAAACTAAGTTAAACGATGAACTTGCTGATCTGGCTATGGAATCAGGTTGTAGCATTACTGAAAGGAATGAAGGGCTTGTTGCTCATAATCTTGATCAAGAAG GTTTCCTTGAAGCAACACCAGAGTGCAAACAGGAATGTGGTTTGCCTGAGGAGACAGTAATTTCCTCAAAAGAAACAGGATCTCTGCTGTGTGCAGATCAATCACCAATTGGTCTGGAATCTTTATTTTCGCAAGAAAGCATAGTTGAATCAGTGGGGCATTGTGCACTTGCTTCAGCAACAACTCATACCGAAAATGGCTTTGATGATTCAAAAGATTGCCATAACAAGTCTGCACTTGAAAATGTTCATGTGCCAGAACCTTGTTCACACAATGATACTAAAGGAGGCATTTTTAAAAATGTTGATTGTATGCATACATCCCAGCGAGATGATAGAATGGAAG gagtaccagaggctaacactgaTGAAGAACATGTTCTGTCAGCCTTTTTGCTGGATGCAAATCACCTAAACGT AGTCATTAATTCTGAAGAAGTGGTTTGTGAGGGTGAAGATAGTAAGGAGCTTCTCCATTCGGAAGACTGTAAAGCTTCATCCGAGAAAACAGATGTGAATG ATGGCAATGTATATGGTATTAGTGATGCTGTAGTGAGATGTGCACTGCATGCTCCAGCCGATGATAATTATGAGATTTTTTTGGGTCCCAATACTGATGTACCACGTCAGGTTTATAATGACGGATGCAGTGATGTCAAAGAAGATCGATTTGCTTCCAAACCCTGGACAATTGATATTATTGAGGATGCCTCTGTCAAAGAAAGATCAAATTTAAAAGATTGGCAACTTGATTCCAAGTTGGAGGGCACAGAAATAGTGGAATCTGGCCTTTACTTCAATAAGGATATTGGTAACATTTTACATAGTGGATCTATTGGTGAAATAACTCCATCTGGTTCTGGTTTATCAAAAGATTCATCTGTGGACTATAGAGGGGAGGTTTTAGATGGCTTCTCAATGGAAGCATCTCTTGAAAGGTCTTCTACACGTGGGGAACAAAATGGTTGTAGACTAG ATGCTATTGAGAATCCTTCAATTACTTTAGCAACTTCTGGTTATAAGCATGAAGGTGCTTTATCTGAGGAAGCAGTGTACACAAAGAAGAATTACGCTGGAACATGCTTGTCAAATCCCAGGGAATTAATCATGGAGCTGCAATCCCATTTCTCAAAGGAAAACATAAATGAATCTGATCCTCATGACAGCCTTGTATTCCCAACTGCTGAAAATTCAGCAGATGAACAGCTGGTTAAAGTACACCATGGTTCTAATCTGTCTCAGTTAGGATTAACTGATCTGTTGGATGGACCAATTGGGTGTTCCAATACCGACGTGTTGTGCCAGTGTGACAATcataaaaatcaatccaatgaggACAAGGTAGAGGAAGTTGAGGCGGTGTCTGCTGCTAAATACATAGAAAGTGAAGTTGTGCTGCTCCCATCTCAAGAGAGATCAAATTTGAATAATGAGCAGCTTAACACCAAGTTGGAAAGCCCAAACATTATGGGATCTTGCCTTAACTGTGATAACGATGTTTGTAATACTTCGGACAATGGATCTGTTTTTGTCATTGGTAAAAGAACTCCATCTGCTTCTGGCTTACCAGAAGATTATCCTAAGGATAGTGACTTGCAACAACCGGTTTTAGATAGCTTCTCAGTGGTTTCATCTTTTCAAGACAATATATCTGGGAAGAAAACTGTTTCTGGTGTAGCAG GCAGTGAGATTCTTTCTTTAAGTTTAGCAACTCCTGATTATAAACATGAAGATGGTTTCTCTGAGGAAGCAGTATGCAGAACAAAGAATTATACTGGAACTTCCTCGGTAGATCCGAGGCATTTAGACATGGAGGGGCACTCTATTTACTCTGAGGGAGGTACTGAAAAATCTAATCTGCAAGATAATCTTGCATTTCTAAGCGCTGAGAGTGGAAAAGATGAACCTATTATTTGCCATGTTGAGAAACTGGTTGACGCACATGCTTCTTCAGATACATACCAAGGTCCTTGTCAAGATCTAGGCAGACATGAAGAACAAGAGAGCTGCATGTCTATTCCTATGCAAGCCAAAGAAAGTGGAG GGGTTTTGAGGTCTAGCCACACGAAAGGGTCAGTTACAGCAGCCCAAATTGATTTGGCAGGTGATGCCCATCTTATTGTGAG TGATAATGCTGCTGCCAAGCAAGTGTTTAGTGAGGAGAAAGAGGAAACaaaatctatctcttcttcagatattgATATCCTTCATGAAAAATCATACTCCAGTGGACACG ATGACCATGCTGCTTGTGCTGCCGAAACTCAGTTCTACCATCCACAGAAAGCATCTATATCTGATGGACTACATTTGGGTCCTAGTTCTTTGCAAGTAGAATCACTGGATGCTTTGGATAGCGATATACTGTATGTTAACACAGGAGTTCTCGAGCAGCATCATAAAGAGGGTTACTATGAACCCAGTGTCTACCAAATCACTTCAGGCATTTGCACAATGTCTGAAGCTGAACCATTCGAAGTTTTAGAAACTGGAAAAGATGTAAAAACGCCATCTAAGCTAGATGAGCAACTTAATCCTGGGTTGGACGGAGATGAAGCTGAGAAACACAGCTTAGACTGTGGTACAGACACCAGTCCTGTGATGAGCAAGAGAACCCTTTCTTCACCAGGATCAG GACCATGCCAGCAGTATGTAAATGAAAGCACCACCAGTACACAGTCGACTGATAATCACCCAAACGACCTACCCGCTCCGAGATCTCCTGAACAATCCGCGTGTTTTCAGAATGACAACGATTCGGGTTCAGTAG GCATTTGTCAAAGCAGCAGGCGAAGAGGTATAGATGAACTTTGCGGTAAGCTGCAGAGTTTCAAAGTTTCCAGCGCCGTAAAAGGAAGCTACGTAGCTATGGGTGCACCTCGTCCGAAGCCTGGGGACAGCACGAGCCGATCTGCAGCCGCGCTGCTCAGGAACATAGAGAACACAACTGCTGTTAAAGCTGGCCGTCCTCCTGTCAAGCCAAACGCCGATGGTAAGGACTCGTCTAGGCGAGCCCTGCAGCCCATAAGCGGAAGGCCTGACAGTAGGTAG